In the Mycobacteriales bacterium genome, one interval contains:
- a CDS encoding NADH-quinone oxidoreductase subunit C, with amino-acid sequence MSGGTSPERVTGSGPRPGAVEGTGSAVAPTGTAARAGSDMFGASAGGDTSGFGGLVRRTSTDASSPRPFGGWFDEAVDALEEAFPGYGESVTRVVADRGELTLHVRPDKVADLCQHLRDDQEHRYELLLGVSGVDYPTRPERFAVVYHLLSMTYRRRLRLETAVSGAAPHVASVTGVYPTADFHERETWDMFGVQFDGHPALTRILMPDDWSGFPQRKDYPLGGVPVEYKGAQIPPPDERRSYA; translated from the coding sequence ATGAGCGGCGGCACCAGTCCGGAGCGGGTGACCGGCTCCGGCCCACGACCCGGCGCGGTCGAGGGGACCGGATCGGCCGTCGCCCCCACCGGCACGGCGGCCCGCGCGGGCAGCGACATGTTCGGCGCGAGCGCCGGCGGCGACACCAGCGGCTTCGGCGGCCTGGTCCGCCGCACCTCGACCGACGCCTCCTCGCCGCGGCCGTTCGGCGGCTGGTTCGACGAGGCCGTCGACGCGCTCGAGGAGGCCTTTCCCGGCTACGGCGAGTCCGTCACCCGGGTGGTGGCGGACCGGGGTGAGCTGACGCTGCACGTGCGGCCGGACAAGGTCGCTGACCTCTGCCAGCACCTGCGCGACGACCAGGAGCACCGCTACGAGCTGCTGCTCGGCGTCTCCGGCGTCGACTACCCGACCCGGCCGGAGCGCTTCGCGGTCGTCTACCACCTGCTGTCGATGACCTACCGGCGGCGGCTGCGGCTCGAGACCGCCGTGTCCGGGGCTGCCCCGCACGTCGCCAGCGTCACCGGGGTCTATCCGACCGCCGACTTCCACGAGCGCGAGACGTGGGACATGTTCGGTGTGCAGTTCGACGGCCACCCGGCGTTGACCCGGATCCTCATGCCCGATGACTGGTCGGGCTTCCCGCAGCGCAAGGACTACCCGCTGGGGGGCGTGCCGGTGGAGTACAAGGGCGCGCAGATCCCGCCGCCGGACGAGCGGAGGTCCTACGCGTGA